One Desulfobulbaceae bacterium genomic window, GAATTGCTGAAAGCATAAGGAAAAGAGCAAGTAGTTGTGGTATCATTGGGTGCACCCTGGTTTATGTATTTTTAACTAGCGGCTAAATTTTGTTTTGCCACAGACCCACACGAACTCACACGGACAACTTCATGAAGTGAGAACGGATTTGAACAGTTGTTAGTGAGTTGGCTATCAAACTGGAACACTATTTTTTGAACTATAATCATCTCTATACAAACAATTTAAAAAATGTCCAATTGTTATGAAATGTGCCATGAAGTGTGATAAAGTTGGTTTTTACTTTACTGCATACTCATTATTTGAACAGGTTTGTCTACTTTATGAATAAAATTTTATTTATCACTGCGCCCTATCATGCCGGGGTTGTTGAAGTTGCTGGAAGATGGGTGCCCCTGTATATGGTCACGGTTGCCGGGGCCTGCCAAAGTGCGGGGTTCGAATGTGTTATTTATGATGCGATGACTAAAGATTCAACGCATGACGATGTTCGTAATGTTATTGAGGCGACTAAGCCCGATGTGGTGGCTGTGTCCACCATTACCAGTACCTCTATTGATGCCATCAAGGTGCTTAAAACTGCAAAGCAGGTGAACCCTCAAATTGTAACGATTGCTGGTGGAATACACGCCAGTTTCATGTACGAAGAGATTTTTAGTCAAAACAGCTGTGTTGATTATATCGTTGTTGGAGAAGGGGAGGTAACTCTGGTCGAGCTGCTGCGCTGTCTCGGCCAGAATAATGATCCAGCTCAGGTTGCCGGAATTGCTTATACCGATCAGCGGGGTACAATTACTAAGACTTCTGCTCGACCTCACCTTAAATCTCTCGATAACATGCCTATGGCCTGGGATCTGTTGGACTGGGATGATTATACCTACTATATCCTGCCAGGCTCCCGTTTAGGCGCCGTTGCCACCAGCAGGGGGTGTGAATTTGGCTGTACTTTTTGCTCTCAACAGAAGTTTTGGCAGCGGTCATGGCGGGGCCGATCAGCCAATGATGTTGTTCGCGAGATCCAACTCCTTCATGGGACTTACCTGGTTGATGTTGTTTTACTCACAGATGATTACCCAACCCCTGATCGTGAGCGCTGGGAGAGTATTCTTGATAAATTGATTGCCTTGGAGTTGCCGGTGAAACTGCTCATGGAGACCAGGGCCCAGGACATCATCAGAGATAAAGATATTCTGCATAAATACAAAGCCGCTGGTATCATTCATATCTACGTAGGCACTGAAGGCACCAATCAGCAACTGCTTGACCGTATCAAAAAGGAGCAGTCGGTTGATGAATCCATTGAAGCCCTCAGATTATGCCGTGAACATGGCATTATAACAGAGACCTCCATGATTCTAGGATTTCCCGATGACACCAGGGAATCGCTACAAAAGACTATCGAACTCGCTAAACTGCTTAACCCGGATTTTGCCCATTTTCTGGCAATAGCGCCCTGGCCCTACGCTGACATCTACCAAGAGTTGGAACCCTACGTCGAAGAATATGACTACCGGCGTTACAACCTTGTCGACCCTGTTATTAAGCCGAAAAATATGACACGTAAGGAAATTGATGAAGCAATTGTCGATGGCTATCGTCAATTCTACATGGGCAGGTTCAATAACATTTTAGAGATCGAAGATTTGTTTATTCGGAATTATATGCTGACAGCAGTGAAACGGATGATGGAGCACTCGTTTATCCGCGAGAAAATCGGCCGCCTCGATCAGGGAATGCCGGAAGAGATGAAAAAAATACTGGCCGGTATGGCAAGCTCAGCGCCAGAGAAAGCCTAAAACGCTTCCCCCCACAAATAACACCCCCAAAACCACATGTTTGGCTATGAGCAACGTCTTTCGTTGCTGATCATAACTGTCCTTGGTGTTTTGTCCTTTGACATGTAGATATCTGCCAATGCCAGTCAGAATAATCAGTACCATTGACCAGGTCTGTAGCCAGAAAAAATTATGCAGAAGGGTGCTGATAATCCGAGAAGCAGTGATGTCTACCAC contains:
- a CDS encoding cobalamin-dependent protein (Presence of a B(12) (cobalamin)-binding domain implies dependence on cobalamin itself, in one of its several forms, or in some unusual lineages, dependence on a cobalamin-like analog.) yields the protein MNKILFITAPYHAGVVEVAGRWVPLYMVTVAGACQSAGFECVIYDAMTKDSTHDDVRNVIEATKPDVVAVSTITSTSIDAIKVLKTAKQVNPQIVTIAGGIHASFMYEEIFSQNSCVDYIVVGEGEVTLVELLRCLGQNNDPAQVAGIAYTDQRGTITKTSARPHLKSLDNMPMAWDLLDWDDYTYYILPGSRLGAVATSRGCEFGCTFCSQQKFWQRSWRGRSANDVVREIQLLHGTYLVDVVLLTDDYPTPDRERWESILDKLIALELPVKLLMETRAQDIIRDKDILHKYKAAGIIHIYVGTEGTNQQLLDRIKKEQSVDESIEALRLCREHGIITETSMILGFPDDTRESLQKTIELAKLLNPDFAHFLAIAPWPYADIYQELEPYVEEYDYRRYNLVDPVIKPKNMTRKEIDEAIVDGYRQFYMGRFNNILEIEDLFIRNYMLTAVKRMMEHSFIREKIGRLDQGMPEEMKKILAGMASSAPEKA